A genomic window from Arthrobacter globiformis includes:
- the rsfS gene encoding ribosome silencing factor — protein sequence MTASESSVTTARHAARAAADKIAQNIVALDVSERLALADVFLIASAPSERQVNAIVDGIEEELIKQDLRPVRREGRSAGRWVLLDYADVVIHVQHEEDRVFYALERLWKDCPVVDLQLGDDASAKAAAAAEQE from the coding sequence GTGACCGCATCCGAATCGTCCGTCACCACAGCCCGGCACGCAGCCAGGGCCGCGGCGGACAAGATCGCCCAAAACATCGTCGCCCTTGACGTCAGCGAACGCCTGGCCCTGGCGGACGTTTTCCTCATTGCCTCGGCACCCAGCGAACGCCAGGTCAACGCCATCGTCGACGGCATTGAAGAGGAACTCATCAAACAGGACCTCCGTCCGGTCCGCCGGGAAGGCCGTTCGGCCGGCCGTTGGGTCCTGCTGGACTATGCCGACGTCGTCATCCACGTACAGCATGAGGAAGACCGTGTCTTCTATGCCCTGGAGCGTCTCTGGAAGGACTGCCCGGTAGTGGACCTGCAGCTGGGAGACGACGCTTCGGCAAAGGCCGCTGCCGCCGCCGAGCAGGAATAG
- the nadD gene encoding nicotinate-nucleotide adenylyltransferase: protein MSTLTRTASTPTSTTTARATNISAALHHRDTQRRLRLGVMGGTFDPIHHGHLVAASEVAAKFGLDEVVFVPTGQPWQKSSKQVSQPEHRYLMTVIATASNPRFTVSRVDVDRPGPTYTIDTLRDLRTQRPDADLFFITGADALAQILSWKDIDELWSLAHFVGVTRPGHELDGMGRKDVSLLEVPAMAISSTDCRARVAAHNPVWYLVPDGVVQYIAKYGLYAAPAGNCSSETTETNDPASTE from the coding sequence ATGAGCACTCTGACCCGCACCGCCAGCACCCCAACAAGCACGACCACGGCCAGGGCCACTAACATTTCCGCCGCATTGCACCACAGGGATACGCAGCGCCGGCTGCGGCTGGGCGTGATGGGCGGGACTTTCGATCCCATCCATCACGGCCACCTTGTGGCCGCCAGCGAGGTGGCTGCCAAGTTCGGGCTCGATGAAGTCGTGTTCGTGCCTACTGGCCAGCCGTGGCAAAAGTCCAGCAAGCAGGTCAGCCAACCCGAGCACCGTTATTTGATGACGGTGATCGCCACGGCGTCGAACCCGCGGTTTACCGTCAGCCGCGTCGATGTGGACCGTCCCGGTCCCACGTACACCATCGACACGCTCCGCGACCTGCGGACGCAGCGGCCTGACGCCGACCTGTTCTTCATCACCGGCGCTGACGCTTTGGCGCAAATCCTGTCATGGAAGGACATCGACGAGCTGTGGTCGCTGGCCCACTTCGTGGGAGTGACACGGCCTGGCCATGAGCTCGACGGCATGGGCCGAAAGGACGTCAGCCTGCTCGAGGTCCCCGCGATGGCGATCTCGTCAACCGACTGCCGCGCCCGCGTTGCCGCCCATAACCCTGTCTGGTACCTGGTGCCGGACGGAGTGGTGCAGTACATCGCGAAATACGGGCTCTATGCCGCACCGGCCGGGAACTGCAGCTCCGAAACTACCGAGACAAACGATCCAGCCAGCACTGAATGA
- a CDS encoding glutamate-5-semialdehyde dehydrogenase — MTEALMNQAAETSNDATKVPSLPADSQPAPADVESAVYAIADRSRQAARSMGRANRAWKDKALRAIGGALLANKQQILAANTKDVEAGRANGTSAALLDRLTLNETRISALADALENLAGLPDPVGNVVRGQTLPNGLRLRQVNVPMGVVAAIYEARPNVTVDIAGLALKSGNAVILRGGSAAAFTNEALIRVLRDALESVGLPADAVQTVDQYGREGANVLMRARGRVDVLIPRGGRELIQTVVNNSSVPVIETGEGNVHIFIDESASEDMAVEILLNAKTQRPSVCNTVETLLVHSGSTVLPAVAAALSKAGVRLHADDRVRAALPASVESLPATEDDWATEYMDLDLAVAMVDSLDDAVKHIRAWSTGHTEAILTNDLRNAERFIAEIDSAAVIVNASTRFTDGGELGLGAEVGISTQKLHARGPMGLTELTTTKWIVQGEGQVRA; from the coding sequence ATGACTGAGGCACTGATGAACCAAGCAGCTGAGACATCCAACGACGCTACGAAGGTCCCCTCCCTGCCGGCAGACAGCCAGCCCGCACCGGCTGACGTCGAGTCGGCCGTCTACGCCATCGCCGACCGTTCCCGCCAGGCCGCCCGCAGCATGGGCCGCGCCAACCGGGCCTGGAAGGACAAGGCCCTGCGCGCCATCGGGGGCGCCCTGCTCGCAAACAAGCAGCAGATCCTGGCCGCGAACACCAAGGACGTGGAAGCGGGCCGCGCCAACGGCACGTCCGCCGCCCTCCTGGACCGGCTGACCCTGAACGAGACCCGCATTTCCGCCCTCGCCGACGCCCTGGAGAACCTGGCGGGGCTGCCCGATCCAGTGGGCAATGTGGTGCGCGGACAGACCCTGCCCAACGGCCTGCGCCTGCGCCAGGTGAACGTCCCCATGGGCGTCGTGGCGGCCATTTACGAGGCGCGTCCGAACGTGACGGTGGACATCGCCGGCCTGGCGCTTAAGAGCGGCAACGCCGTGATCCTCCGCGGCGGTTCGGCCGCAGCCTTCACCAACGAGGCCCTCATCCGCGTGCTGCGCGATGCCCTGGAGTCCGTTGGCCTGCCGGCCGATGCGGTGCAGACAGTGGACCAGTACGGCCGTGAGGGCGCCAATGTGCTCATGCGTGCCCGCGGACGCGTCGACGTGCTGATTCCCCGCGGCGGCCGTGAACTGATCCAGACCGTCGTCAACAATTCCTCCGTGCCGGTCATTGAGACCGGCGAGGGCAACGTCCACATCTTCATCGACGAGTCAGCCAGTGAAGACATGGCAGTGGAGATCCTCCTCAACGCCAAGACGCAGCGCCCCAGCGTCTGCAACACTGTGGAGACGCTCCTTGTGCATTCCGGCTCCACGGTTTTGCCCGCGGTCGCCGCAGCCCTGAGCAAGGCGGGTGTCCGGCTGCATGCCGATGACCGCGTGCGGGCTGCGCTTCCGGCGTCGGTGGAGTCCCTGCCGGCAACGGAAGACGACTGGGCCACCGAGTACATGGACCTGGACCTGGCCGTGGCCATGGTGGACAGCCTGGACGACGCCGTGAAGCACATCCGGGCCTGGTCGACAGGGCACACCGAAGCCATCCTGACCAATGACCTGCGAAACGCCGAGCGCTTCATCGCGGAAATCGATTCCGCTGCGGTCATCGTGAACGCGTCCACGCGGTTCACCGACGGCGGCGAATTGGGCCTGGGTGCCGAGGTCGGCATCTCCACGCAGAAGCTTCACGCCCGCGGCCCGATGGGCCTGACCGAGCTGACGACCACGAAGTGGATTGTCCAGGGCGAGGGCCAAGTCCGCGCCTGA
- the proB gene encoding glutamate 5-kinase — MLARARRIVVKVGSSSLTSIKGGISEEALIELSNALAAKSNEGTEIILVSSGAISAGLAPLGLIKRPRDLATQQAAASVGQGLLMARYTHAFAAHGVTVSQVLLTADDLMRRSHHQNAFRALNRLLNLGVVPVVNENDTVATHKIRFGDNDRLSALVAHLVRADALVLLSDVDSLYDGPPAKGAKRIPQVDGPQDLEGVNIGTPGKAGVGTGGMQTKVEAATMAADSGIPALVTSTANAAAALAGEDVGTWFSVNSGRKSVRMMWLAHLAHVQGRLLLDDGAVAAVRDHGASLLPAGITSVEGHFESGDAVEMVAPDGTVIARGLVNYSADELPQMLGRSTVELGESLGRGFDREVVHVDDLVLV; from the coding sequence ATGCTCGCCAGGGCCCGCCGCATTGTCGTCAAGGTCGGATCGTCGTCGCTCACAAGCATCAAGGGCGGAATCTCCGAAGAGGCGTTGATCGAACTCTCCAATGCGCTGGCCGCCAAGAGCAACGAGGGCACCGAAATCATTCTGGTTTCCTCCGGTGCCATCTCAGCGGGGCTGGCACCTCTGGGCCTTATCAAGCGCCCGCGCGACCTGGCAACGCAGCAGGCCGCAGCCAGCGTTGGACAGGGGCTGCTCATGGCCCGCTACACCCACGCCTTCGCGGCGCACGGCGTGACCGTGAGCCAGGTGCTGCTGACCGCGGATGACCTGATGCGGCGCAGCCACCACCAGAACGCGTTCCGGGCATTGAACCGTCTGCTGAACCTGGGCGTGGTTCCCGTGGTCAACGAGAATGACACCGTAGCCACCCACAAGATCCGCTTCGGCGACAACGACCGGCTCTCGGCCCTCGTGGCCCACCTGGTCCGTGCCGATGCGCTGGTGCTGCTTTCCGACGTCGACTCCCTTTACGACGGCCCGCCCGCCAAGGGGGCCAAGCGGATCCCGCAGGTTGACGGCCCCCAGGACCTGGAAGGCGTCAACATCGGCACCCCGGGCAAGGCCGGCGTCGGCACCGGCGGCATGCAGACCAAGGTCGAGGCCGCCACGATGGCCGCCGATTCGGGCATTCCCGCCCTCGTCACGTCGACGGCCAATGCGGCCGCCGCCCTGGCCGGCGAAGACGTGGGAACGTGGTTCTCCGTCAACAGCGGCCGCAAGTCCGTGCGGATGATGTGGCTTGCCCACCTGGCGCACGTGCAGGGCCGCCTGCTTCTCGACGACGGCGCTGTGGCCGCCGTCCGGGACCACGGTGCCTCGCTGCTGCCGGCGGGTATTACGTCAGTTGAAGGCCACTTTGAATCGGGCGACGCCGTCGAAATGGTTGCGCCCGACGGCACCGTCATTGCCCGCGGCCTGGTCAACTATTCAGCCGACGAACTGCCGCAAATGCTGGGCCGCTCCACCGTGGAACTGGGGGAGTCCCTGGGCCGCGGTTTCGACCGTGAGGTTGTTCACGTTGACGACCTGGTTCTGGTCTAA
- the obgE gene encoding GTPase ObgE yields the protein MASFIDRVVLHVSGGTGGHGCVSVHREKFKPLGGPDGGNGGDGGDVILRVDSQTTTLLDYHHAPHRHATNGGPGMGDWRGGKNGETLVLPVPDGTVVKTKDGKVLADLVGEGTEFIAASGGQGGLGNAALSSQKRRAPGFALLGIEGDASDIVLELKSIADIALVGFPSAGKSSLIAAMSAARPKIADYPFTTLIPNLGVVQAGDVRFTIADVPGLIEGASEGKGLGHNFLRHVERCAALVHVLDCGTLESDRDPLSDLAIIEAELEKYAVDMSYAGTDGEVVPLNHRPRLVALNKVDLPDGKDMAEFVRPELESRGYRVFEVSATSHEGLRQLGFAMAEIVKAARDSVEATPPKVHAPVLRPRAVNETGFRIRREEKNLEPLFRVLGEKPVRWVKQTDFTNEEAIGYLADRLAKLGVETELFKQGAKPGDTVVIGEDDGVVFDWEPTMMAGAELLASPRGTDVRFADIGDRPTRGQKREEQIERREAKAAARAELEAERKAGIWTESVSGRRAARPLKESGLNTQHEE from the coding sequence GTGGCGAGCTTTATAGACCGGGTAGTACTGCACGTATCGGGCGGTACCGGCGGCCACGGCTGCGTCTCCGTGCACCGTGAGAAGTTCAAGCCGTTGGGCGGCCCCGACGGCGGCAACGGCGGCGACGGCGGCGACGTCATCCTGCGCGTCGACTCGCAGACCACCACGCTGCTCGACTACCACCACGCACCCCACCGGCACGCCACCAACGGCGGCCCCGGCATGGGTGACTGGCGCGGCGGCAAGAATGGCGAAACCCTGGTCCTGCCGGTTCCGGACGGAACCGTCGTCAAGACCAAGGACGGCAAGGTCCTTGCTGACCTCGTTGGCGAGGGCACCGAATTCATCGCGGCGTCCGGCGGGCAGGGCGGGCTGGGCAACGCCGCCTTGTCCTCCCAGAAGCGGCGGGCGCCGGGATTCGCCTTGCTTGGCATCGAGGGTGACGCCAGCGATATCGTCCTCGAGCTGAAGTCGATTGCCGACATCGCCCTGGTGGGGTTCCCCTCCGCCGGCAAGTCCAGCCTGATCGCGGCGATGTCTGCCGCCCGGCCGAAGATCGCCGATTATCCCTTCACCACCCTCATCCCCAACCTCGGCGTCGTGCAGGCGGGCGACGTGCGCTTCACTATCGCCGACGTCCCCGGGCTCATTGAAGGCGCAAGCGAAGGCAAGGGCCTGGGACACAACTTCCTGCGGCACGTCGAGCGGTGCGCCGCTTTGGTTCACGTTTTGGACTGCGGTACGCTGGAATCTGACAGAGATCCACTCTCCGACCTCGCCATCATCGAAGCTGAACTCGAGAAGTACGCCGTCGATATGAGCTATGCCGGCACCGACGGCGAGGTTGTTCCGCTGAACCACCGGCCCCGGCTGGTGGCTTTGAACAAGGTCGACCTGCCTGACGGCAAGGACATGGCCGAGTTCGTCCGCCCGGAGCTGGAGTCGAGGGGCTACCGCGTGTTCGAGGTTTCGGCCACGAGCCACGAAGGCCTCCGGCAACTCGGATTTGCCATGGCGGAGATCGTCAAGGCCGCCCGCGACAGTGTGGAGGCCACACCGCCGAAGGTGCACGCACCGGTACTCCGGCCCCGCGCCGTCAACGAGACCGGTTTCCGGATCCGCCGCGAGGAGAAGAACCTGGAGCCGCTGTTCCGCGTGCTGGGCGAGAAGCCCGTGCGCTGGGTCAAGCAGACGGACTTCACCAACGAGGAAGCCATTGGCTACCTTGCCGACCGGCTGGCCAAGCTCGGCGTCGAAACCGAGCTGTTCAAGCAGGGCGCGAAGCCCGGCGACACCGTAGTGATCGGTGAGGACGACGGCGTGGTGTTCGACTGGGAGCCGACCATGATGGCTGGCGCCGAGCTGCTGGCTTCGCCGCGCGGCACGGACGTCCGGTTCGCAGACATCGGCGACCGTCCCACCCGCGGCCAGAAGCGTGAGGAACAGATCGAACGCCGTGAGGCCAAAGCAGCGGCGCGTGCCGAGCTGGAAGCCGAGCGCAAGGCGGGCATCTGGACCGAATCAGTCAGTGGGCGCCGTGCAGCACGGCCGCTCAAGGAGAGTGGACTGAACACCCAACATGAGGAGTGA
- the rpmA gene encoding 50S ribosomal protein L27, which produces MAHKKGASSTRNGRDSNAQYLGVKRFGGQVVSAGEIIVRQRGTHFHPGAGVGRGGDDTLFALQAGAVEFGTRRGRRVVNIVAAAAAE; this is translated from the coding sequence ATGGCACATAAAAAAGGCGCGAGCTCCACTCGCAACGGTCGTGACTCCAACGCCCAGTACCTCGGCGTCAAGCGCTTCGGCGGCCAGGTAGTTTCCGCAGGCGAGATCATCGTTCGCCAGCGCGGCACCCACTTCCACCCCGGTGCAGGCGTTGGCCGCGGTGGCGACGACACGCTGTTCGCACTGCAGGCAGGCGCTGTTGAATTCGGCACCCGCCGCGGCCGTCGGGTCGTGAACATCGTTGCAGCTGCAGCTGCAGAGTAA
- the rplU gene encoding 50S ribosomal protein L21 — MVYAIVRAGGRQEKVSVGDFVTLNRVAGGAGSTIELPALLLVDGDKVTSAAADLAKVTVTAEILQDLRGPKIVIQKFKNKTGYKKRQGHRQELTKVKITGIK; from the coding sequence GTGGTGTACGCGATTGTCCGCGCAGGCGGCCGCCAAGAGAAGGTTTCCGTTGGAGACTTCGTTACCCTGAACCGCGTCGCCGGTGGAGCCGGCAGCACCATTGAGCTGCCCGCGCTGCTCCTGGTAGACGGCGACAAGGTCACCTCCGCAGCTGCGGACCTGGCCAAGGTAACGGTTACGGCTGAGATCCTCCAGGACCTTCGTGGTCCGAAGATCGTCATCCAGAAGTTCAAGAACAAGACCGGTTACAAGAAGCGCCAGGGTCACCGTCAGGAACTGACCAAGGTCAAGATCACCGGTATCAAGTAA
- the thiD gene encoding bifunctional hydroxymethylpyrimidine kinase/phosphomethylpyrimidine kinase, with amino-acid sequence MSSLSSASLLPAPAAAAGSLLETVAPAAPTSRDIPRVLAIAGSDPSGGAGIQADLKSIAAHGGYGMAAITALTAQNTTGVRGVHVPPATFLSAQLDAVSDDIQVDAVKIGMLGDAQVIAAVRSWLEKVRPGVVVVDPVMVATSGDRLLQESAEAALGELLPLADLITPNLPELAMLLGEPEAADWTGALDQGRRLAARTGATVLVKGGHLNGSTCPDALVNTAGLLSAEAVEFAGERIITRNSHGTGCSLSSAMATAQARLGDWEASLRAVKPWLAGALRTSGQLEVGAGNGPINHFHHLAQPERKGGFAELLRAETVADLEAIYGLGFIRGLAEGTLVEREFAYYLAQDAIYLNGYSRVLARASALAPTESEQLFWARSAQQCLEVESELHRNWLSTRTVQTELGPVTKAYVDHLVAASAGGSYAVLVAAVLPCFWLYAEVGETLHAEYVAAGAQAGHPYAEWLRTYADEEFAAATLRAIEIADDAGRAASAGEREAMITAFRQSCRYEVEFFDAPSRHS; translated from the coding sequence ATGTCTTCCTTGTCATCAGCATCACTCCTGCCCGCACCCGCGGCTGCTGCCGGTTCCCTTCTGGAAACCGTGGCGCCGGCCGCTCCGACCTCCCGCGACATTCCCCGGGTCCTGGCCATTGCGGGCTCGGATCCGTCCGGCGGCGCAGGCATCCAGGCCGACCTGAAAAGTATTGCCGCCCACGGTGGCTACGGAATGGCCGCCATAACGGCCCTCACCGCCCAGAACACCACCGGCGTGCGGGGCGTGCACGTTCCGCCGGCAACCTTCCTGTCAGCGCAACTGGACGCCGTCAGCGACGACATCCAGGTGGACGCCGTGAAGATCGGCATGCTCGGCGATGCACAAGTGATTGCCGCAGTCCGCAGCTGGCTCGAAAAGGTGCGGCCCGGCGTCGTGGTTGTGGATCCGGTGATGGTGGCCACCAGCGGTGACCGCCTCCTTCAGGAGTCCGCGGAGGCAGCACTCGGCGAACTGCTGCCGCTGGCGGACCTGATCACCCCCAACCTGCCCGAACTGGCCATGCTGCTCGGGGAACCGGAGGCCGCGGACTGGACCGGCGCCCTTGACCAGGGCAGGCGGCTCGCGGCCCGGACCGGTGCCACGGTCCTCGTCAAAGGCGGTCACCTGAACGGCTCAACCTGTCCGGATGCCCTCGTGAACACGGCCGGGCTGCTGTCTGCGGAGGCGGTGGAGTTTGCGGGCGAACGGATCATCACGCGGAACAGCCACGGCACCGGGTGCTCGCTCTCCTCGGCCATGGCCACGGCCCAGGCACGGCTGGGCGACTGGGAGGCGTCACTGCGGGCGGTCAAGCCCTGGCTGGCCGGGGCCCTCCGTACCTCCGGGCAGCTGGAGGTCGGCGCAGGCAACGGACCGATCAACCACTTCCACCACCTGGCCCAGCCCGAACGGAAGGGCGGGTTCGCGGAACTGCTGCGCGCTGAGACCGTTGCCGACCTGGAAGCCATCTATGGCCTGGGCTTCATCCGTGGACTCGCCGAAGGCACCCTGGTGGAGCGGGAATTCGCGTACTACCTGGCCCAGGATGCCATTTACCTCAACGGCTACTCCCGTGTCCTGGCGCGGGCCAGCGCACTCGCGCCAACCGAGTCCGAGCAGCTGTTCTGGGCGCGCTCGGCCCAGCAATGCCTTGAAGTTGAATCGGAATTGCACCGCAACTGGCTCAGTACGCGCACCGTGCAGACGGAGCTTGGCCCGGTCACGAAGGCGTACGTGGATCATCTGGTCGCGGCTTCGGCGGGCGGCAGTTACGCCGTACTGGTCGCCGCGGTCCTGCCTTGCTTCTGGCTGTACGCCGAGGTGGGAGAGACCCTGCACGCCGAATATGTGGCCGCCGGGGCGCAGGCCGGGCACCCGTACGCCGAGTGGCTGCGGACATACGCTGACGAGGAGTTCGCTGCCGCGACCCTGCGGGCCATCGAAATCGCCGACGACGCCGGCCGGGCCGCGTCGGCGGGGGAGCGTGAAGCGATGATCACCGCGTTCCGGCAGTCCTGCCGCTACGAGGTGGAATTCTTCGACGCGCCGAGCCGTCACAGCTGA
- a CDS encoding Rne/Rng family ribonuclease — protein sequence MDNDQVIAVNVEPAAAGEAAAEAPKKATRTRRKTPPKATALDAESAASSETAAADAAVPESAVAESAEAPAKTPVRRTRARKKVAEEPLPAFAEAAGAEVDVQEAGEQAAATEPAVEAAAVPAADEPSAEEPSAESKPVRRRRATKPKAAEPAESPAEPAESAEPAAAVTSAEAASTGRTEVPAPAAGVPAAQAAPAGAVPAEQSAAQEAVAEEEAEEEAAGQSHLGSLFLEPASVTSIIFQAPDLNTVIRPAAPAKEDAAAEEGEDELEDEGGRRRRRSRGRRGRSRTDREVTDGDDGTDDSDEAGEDEGAQPEDGVTSRRRRRRRRGDQDLELTGGGDDDPPNTVTRVRAPRTISEAPASNRVTSVKGSTRLEAKKQRRRESRDTGRRRTVITEAEFLARRESVDRQMIVRQRDDRIQIGVLEDGVLAEHFVSKTQQDSLIGNVYLGKVQNVLPSMEAAFVDIGRGRNAVLYAGEVNWDAATLEGKQRRIENALKSGDSVLVQVTKDPVGHKGARLTSQISLPGRYLVYVPGGSMTGISRKLPDVERNRLKRILKDRLPEDAGVIVRTAAEGASEEELTHDINRLRAQWEGIESQAKSTKVLAPELLYGEPDLTIKVVRDVFNEDFSKLIVSGDEAWDTIEAYVTYVAPDLVGRLEKWTKDEDIFSAWRIDEQIHKALDRKVFLPSGGSLVIDRTEAMTVVDVNTGKFTGSGGNLEETVTKNNLEAAEEVVRQLRLRDIGGIIVIDFIDMVLESNRDLVLRRLVECLGRDRTKHQVAEVTSLGLVQMTRKRMGTGLLEVFGEQCEACAGRGVVTHDEPVEHRRANTVAAEHHVHRAEVQPPARSERKRRRGKGGQPSFEPAPAAPAAVHHPEPSEAERHAKAEATRAALANIAAAAHAAHLHEEAAHSAAASGEAARPAAPAAAGPESPVVHRAPETESVSGRPGAVLTFGGEKVILPFVDHSEVPAKEAPALTLHRLEEAFAHLGAPAAPAEEEAPATARPASQQPESQQPEGQRAESPVAPSHSRRPRRNRSASRAQGAANETSVEHHEVAPMAAAGHSHEAKAPEAGNAQGTPKATQQSASEPIILGVGVPASEL from the coding sequence ATGGATAATGACCAGGTTATAGCCGTGAATGTTGAACCGGCTGCCGCCGGCGAAGCCGCCGCCGAGGCTCCCAAGAAAGCCACCAGGACCCGGCGCAAGACACCGCCCAAGGCCACAGCACTGGACGCGGAGTCCGCGGCGTCGTCGGAAACTGCAGCGGCTGATGCCGCAGTGCCGGAGTCCGCTGTCGCGGAAAGCGCGGAAGCCCCGGCAAAGACCCCGGTGCGCCGGACCCGCGCCCGGAAGAAGGTTGCCGAAGAGCCGCTGCCCGCTTTTGCGGAAGCCGCCGGGGCCGAAGTAGATGTGCAGGAAGCCGGGGAACAGGCAGCCGCCACGGAGCCGGCAGTCGAGGCTGCGGCCGTTCCGGCCGCCGACGAACCTTCTGCAGAGGAACCTTCTGCCGAGTCAAAGCCTGTGCGCCGCCGCCGGGCAACAAAGCCGAAAGCCGCGGAGCCGGCCGAAAGCCCCGCTGAGCCGGCGGAGTCTGCCGAGCCTGCCGCTGCCGTGACTTCCGCTGAGGCGGCATCAACCGGACGGACGGAGGTGCCCGCCCCGGCCGCTGGCGTCCCTGCAGCCCAGGCAGCGCCGGCCGGAGCAGTCCCTGCCGAGCAGTCGGCTGCACAGGAAGCCGTTGCCGAGGAAGAGGCCGAAGAAGAGGCTGCCGGGCAGTCGCACCTGGGTTCCCTCTTCCTGGAGCCTGCCTCAGTTACATCCATCATTTTCCAAGCCCCTGACCTGAACACCGTCATCCGCCCTGCCGCTCCAGCCAAAGAGGACGCGGCCGCCGAGGAAGGCGAGGATGAGCTGGAGGACGAGGGCGGCCGCCGCCGGCGGCGCAGCCGCGGCCGCCGCGGCCGCAGCCGGACCGACCGCGAGGTCACCGACGGCGATGATGGAACAGACGATTCCGACGAAGCCGGCGAAGATGAGGGTGCGCAGCCGGAAGACGGCGTGACGTCCCGCCGTCGTCGCCGCCGCCGCCGCGGTGACCAGGACCTGGAACTGACCGGCGGGGGAGACGACGATCCCCCCAACACGGTCACCCGCGTCCGCGCCCCGCGGACCATCAGCGAGGCACCGGCGAGCAACCGCGTGACCAGCGTCAAGGGATCCACCCGCCTGGAGGCCAAGAAGCAGCGCCGCCGCGAATCGCGGGACACCGGCCGCCGCCGCACCGTGATTACCGAGGCCGAGTTCCTGGCCCGCCGGGAATCCGTGGACCGCCAGATGATCGTCCGCCAGCGCGACGACAGAATCCAGATCGGCGTCCTGGAAGACGGCGTCCTGGCTGAGCATTTCGTCTCCAAGACGCAGCAGGACTCCCTGATCGGCAACGTCTACCTGGGCAAGGTCCAGAACGTCCTGCCGTCCATGGAAGCCGCTTTCGTCGACATCGGACGCGGCCGCAACGCCGTGCTGTACGCCGGTGAGGTCAACTGGGACGCAGCCACCCTTGAAGGCAAGCAGCGCCGGATCGAAAACGCGCTGAAGTCCGGCGACTCCGTCCTGGTCCAGGTCACCAAGGATCCGGTGGGCCACAAGGGTGCACGGCTCACCAGCCAGATCTCCCTGCCCGGCCGGTATCTCGTGTACGTCCCCGGCGGGTCCATGACCGGCATCTCCCGCAAGCTGCCCGACGTCGAACGGAACCGCCTGAAGCGGATCCTCAAGGACCGCCTCCCCGAGGACGCGGGCGTCATTGTGCGGACGGCCGCTGAAGGCGCCTCCGAAGAGGAACTGACCCACGACATCAACCGTCTCCGTGCCCAGTGGGAGGGGATTGAGAGCCAGGCGAAGTCCACCAAGGTACTCGCCCCCGAACTGCTCTACGGCGAACCGGACCTGACCATCAAGGTGGTGCGGGACGTCTTCAACGAGGACTTCTCCAAGCTGATCGTGTCCGGCGACGAAGCGTGGGACACCATCGAGGCCTACGTCACCTACGTTGCTCCGGATCTGGTGGGCCGGCTCGAAAAGTGGACCAAGGACGAGGACATCTTCTCCGCCTGGCGCATTGACGAGCAGATCCACAAGGCCCTGGACCGCAAGGTCTTCCTGCCGTCCGGCGGCTCGCTGGTCATTGACCGGACCGAGGCCATGACTGTGGTTGACGTCAACACCGGCAAGTTCACCGGCAGCGGCGGCAACCTCGAAGAGACGGTCACCAAGAACAACCTGGAGGCAGCCGAGGAAGTTGTCCGCCAGCTGCGGCTGCGCGACATCGGCGGCATCATCGTCATCGACTTCATCGACATGGTGCTGGAATCCAACCGCGACCTTGTCCTGCGCCGCCTGGTGGAATGCCTGGGCCGCGACCGGACAAAGCACCAGGTGGCCGAAGTGACCTCCCTGGGACTCGTGCAGATGACGCGCAAGCGCATGGGCACCGGGCTCCTGGAAGTCTTCGGCGAGCAGTGCGAGGCATGCGCCGGCCGGGGCGTCGTCACCCATGACGAGCCGGTAGAGCACCGCCGCGCCAACACCGTGGCCGCGGAGCACCACGTGCACCGCGCAGAAGTCCAGCCCCCTGCCCGTTCCGAGCGGAAGCGCCGCCGCGGCAAGGGGGGACAGCCGTCCTTCGAGCCTGCACCGGCTGCCCCTGCCGCCGTGCACCACCCGGAACCGTCGGAAGCAGAACGCCACGCCAAGGCTGAAGCGACCCGCGCTGCCCTTGCCAACATCGCGGCAGCAGCCCACGCCGCCCACCTGCACGAGGAAGCAGCGCACAGCGCCGCAGCGTCGGGTGAGGCCGCACGGCCGGCTGCACCCGCGGCCGCAGGACCGGAAAGCCCCGTGGTGCACCGCGCTCCGGAAACGGAGAGCGTCTCCGGACGGCCCGGCGCCGTGCTCACCTTCGGCGGCGAGAAAGTCATTCTTCCGTTTGTCGATCACAGCGAGGTGCCGGCCAAGGAAGCGCCGGCGCTGACGCTGCACCGCCTGGAGGAAGCCTTCGCGCACCTCGGTGCTCCGGCCGCCCCCGCCGAGGAGGAGGCTCCCGCCACGGCCCGGCCGGCAAGCCAGCAGCCGGAGAGCCAGCAGCCGGAAGGCCAGCGCGCTGAAAGCCCTGTTGCGCCGTCCCACAGCCGCCGTCCGCGCCGCAACCGCAGTGCCAGCCGCGCCCAGGGTGCAGCCAATGAGACATCCGTGGAACACCACGAGGTTGCTCCGATGGCAGCTGCCGGGCACTCGCACGAGGCCAAGGCGCCGGAGGCAGGCAATGCGCAGGGAACGCCCAAGGCGACTCAGCAGTCCGCCAGCGAACCCATCATCCTGGGCGTCGGGGTACCTGCCTCAGAGCTCTAG